The DNA region GCCCAGCGAGGTGGCCGCCGCTAGGGCCAGTGCCTTTGTTATGTCAAGACCAAGGGCGAACGACCCGGCGAAGAAGAGCACTATGGACAGCGCGATGGTAGCGTAGATGGCCGTACTGATAGAGGAAAGCGGGTGCTTCACCCCGGTCGTCTTTAACATGTTCACTCCCGCGAAGGTGGCTACGAGGGCTAGCGTGGCGAAGAGGATTATCGCCTCTATGAACTGCGCCGGTAGGTGGAGTATCGCGGCGAGGAATATGGCGGCGGTCACGGTGACGATGTAGGACTCGTAGACGTCGGCGGCCATGCCGGCGACGTCGCCTACGTTGTCGCCTACGTTGTCGGCGATGACGCCAGGGTTGCGGGGGTCGTCTTCAGGTATGCCGGCCTCCACCTTCCCCACCAAATCGGCGCCGAGGTCCGCCGCCTTTGTATATATGCCGCCGCCGACTCTCATAAATAAGGTGACGAGGGAGGCGCCGAAGCCGAGGGCCACTAGGGGGACTGCCCATTCTTCGGTGACGGCCTTGAATACGAGGTAGAAGCCGGATATCAGGAGAAGCGCTATGCTGGCAAGGGAGAGGCCCATGACGGCGCCGGCACGCCACGATACCTGCAACGCCTTGCCCATGCCCCCGGTGGCCGCCGCTTGCGCCACGCGCGAGGCGGATCTCGTCGTCACGTACATGCCCAGGTAGCCTGCTATCATAGAGCCGAGGGCGCCTACGACGAAGCCCAAGGCTGTGAGGCCCATGGTGCCGCGGGGCACATCTATCGCTAGTAGGATCAACACGGCGAGCACCGCGAGCAACACCGCGAGGGTTCTGTACTGCCTGAAGAGGTAGGCTCTCGCGCCTGTGGCTATTGCCTGTGATATGAAACGCATTTTCTCCGTTCCGGGGTCTTGTTTCAGAACCCACCTCGCTAGGTACACTGCGTATAAAACCCCCAACATCCCCACCACTACTCCGAGTATCGCGTATTCCGGCATAGCGCTTTTACATCGTGTTCTTTTAAATTTTGTCTCTTTTCCACGTCTACGTATAGATTACGTATACGTCAAGTTTTAAATTACTGCTATTTCTAGGGCTAATGCCTCTTGAACGCGTTATCGAGTTTAGAGTTGCTGGAAACGTGGACGCCCTTCCTGAGCTGATCTATTTTCTCGGAAAGGCCGGTGTGGCTATGTTTGAGGAGCGGCCCGCCAAACTTCCGAGGCCGAGGGATCCCGCGCTTTTTCAGAAGGCAAAGAAGATCGACGAGGTCCTCAACCAGCTCCTCCTGTATGTACAGCCTCGCCAGTTGAGCCTGCCTCTGGAGCCTCTGGAGTCTCAGGTAGACGCAGTGCTGGAGAAGCTGGCCGCTCTGCAGAAGGAGGTGTCTTACTACTTAAAGCTCGTCGACGAGCTTAAGGCTAAGCTATCTGTATCACGCGAGGTGGCGGCTCTGAGGGCGGCGTCGGTCCCGAAGACGGAGGTGTTGGAGACGCTGGTGGCCTTGCCGGGAAAGTCGGTAAAGGAGGCGGCGGAGCTTGTAAAAACTTTCAACGCATCGGCGATGCAGTATGGCAACGCGTTGATTATAGCGGTGAGCAGAGAAAAGGCGAGGCAACTGAGGGCCGGTTTGGAGAGACTGGGGGCTAGGGTCTTCTCCCTCTGGGAGATAGCCGAGCTGGAGCCTCCAGAGGCCTTGCAGGATAGGCTGAAGAAGGCGGAGGAGGAACTCGCCTCTCTTGTTCAGAAACATAGCGATTTGATAAACTACGCTTACACTCTCAGGTATGCGGTAGGCGCCGTTATGGACGTCTACAACAAGTCGGCAATAGATGAGGGGTCCGAGGTAGGCCGCCTATTCGCCTCCTACGAGAAGGAGATAGAGAAAGTTGAGAAGCAGTTGTCTGATCTCCGCAAGATTAAGCTCGTGTTGGACTCCTTGGGAGGCGGCTTCAAACTCCCGGAAGGCTTCAGGATGTACGTAGACCCCGAGACCCCCATCGCGGCGCCGCATGTATTGCAGGAGGTCGGCGGCGTCAAGGTGGCGCTTGTGAGGGGGGAGGCGAGGGGGGTAGAGGTGCCTCCTGAATACCTCGCCGACGTGGAGGCGGGGAGGAGGGTTGTGGAAGACGCAATTAGGTCGGCAGAGGCCTCTCTGCAGAGATTGAGGAGGGATCTGGAGGCCTTAGAGAGGCAGTACTCCGAGTACTCGCTCTACGGCGACAAGAAGTGGGAGGAGCACAATGACATGGCTAGCTTGGTTTTCTACGTGTTGGAGAAGGACGTGAAGAAGGTGGACGAGGCGCTGTCTGAATTTGCGGCGCGTAACATCGCCAAGCTGGATGTGGTGAGGAGGACTCGCTACAAGTACTTTGACCAAGTCCCGGCAGAGAGGCGCCCCACGTTGGAGAAGTACCCCACGCCGATTAGGCAGTTCACAAAGATTGTCTACATGTACGGCGTGCCTAGGCCTTACGAGATCAGCCCTGTGCCGCTGGCGGCGCTCCTCTTTCCCATCTTCTTCGGCTGGATGTACGGCGACTTGGGCCACGGCTTTTTGCTCTTCCTGCTCGGCGTGTTGCTCATGAAACGGCTGTACGGCGGCCGGTACAAGGACTGGGGCATTATATGGGCGCTGACTGGGGCTGTGTCGATGTTTTTCGGCGCCTTTGTGTACCATGAGGCGTTTGGCTTTTCCCTGGAAAAGCTTGGAATAGAATTGCCTACAGCACCTCTCTTTCACATGTTTGGAGAGCACCAGCTCGTCTTGGTTGAGGGCGTAGTTGTGGCGATAGGCGCGGCGTTTGTACTAGGCTTCTTGTTGATCTTCTTGGCGTTTCTCTCAAAAATCGTCAACACTGTGCTTAAGGGAGAGGCAGATGTGGCGCTGGGGATAGTTCTGCCGCAGACTCTGCTCTTTCTCTCCTTTGCCATGGTGTTCTTCTCGCTTGTGAAGGACGCGTTGCACCTGACATTTCTCACGCCGGTAGTGTCGTTGCCGTGGCCCTACGTGCTTGTGGGGTCTCTAGTCTGGAGCGGCGTAGGCACATTTGTGCTTAGGGCCAGGTACAAACACCACGAGGAGGCCCCGCCTATAACTGAGGAGTTTATCGTCGGCATAGTCGAGGGGGCGCTGGGCGCCCTTGCCAATATCCCCAGCTTCGCTCGTCTTGTAATACTAATCCTGATACACGGCGTTTTGACAAAACTGGTGAACGGGCTCGCCATTGCGCTGGGACCGGCCGGGGTATTATTCGCCGTGTTTGGGCACTCCCTAATAGCCGCGGCTGAGGGCTTGTTCTCCACGGTACAATCGCTCCGTCTAATATTCTACGAGGTGTTGTCGAAGTTCTACGAGGGGAGGGGCCGCCTGTTCACCCCGCTGGCGTTGCCTTAATGGAGATAATAGCCGAGCTTGCCCCAACGCTAAATAAAGACTTGTTTCTGAAGCGCCTCGAGGCATTACGCCGCTATGTGGAGAAGGTGGATATACCAGAGGCTCCTGGAGGTAGGCCTTCTGCGCACTCGTTAGCAGCCGGCGTGTTGGCCAAGCAGGTTGGGCTTGAGCCGCTGGTCCACATAAGGCTTCTCGACGTCAACATGACGGCTTTTAAGTCGCTCCTAGGCGGGGCGCGCTTGCTGGACATAGAATACGTGGTGGTCCTCCAAGGAGACCCCCCGGCTGAGGGCAGGCCCGTGGGGGAAATCGCCACGG from Pyrobaculum arsenaticum DSM 13514 includes:
- a CDS encoding V-type ATPase 116kDa subunit family protein; the encoded protein is MPLERVIEFRVAGNVDALPELIYFLGKAGVAMFEERPAKLPRPRDPALFQKAKKIDEVLNQLLLYVQPRQLSLPLEPLESQVDAVLEKLAALQKEVSYYLKLVDELKAKLSVSREVAALRAASVPKTEVLETLVALPGKSVKEAAELVKTFNASAMQYGNALIIAVSREKARQLRAGLERLGARVFSLWEIAELEPPEALQDRLKKAEEELASLVQKHSDLINYAYTLRYAVGAVMDVYNKSAIDEGSEVGRLFASYEKEIEKVEKQLSDLRKIKLVLDSLGGGFKLPEGFRMYVDPETPIAAPHVLQEVGGVKVALVRGEARGVEVPPEYLADVEAGRRVVEDAIRSAEASLQRLRRDLEALERQYSEYSLYGDKKWEEHNDMASLVFYVLEKDVKKVDEALSEFAARNIAKLDVVRRTRYKYFDQVPAERRPTLEKYPTPIRQFTKIVYMYGVPRPYEISPVPLAALLFPIFFGWMYGDLGHGFLLFLLGVLLMKRLYGGRYKDWGIIWALTGAVSMFFGAFVYHEAFGFSLEKLGIELPTAPLFHMFGEHQLVLVEGVVVAIGAAFVLGFLLIFLAFLSKIVNTVLKGEADVALGIVLPQTLLFLSFAMVFFSLVKDALHLTFLTPVVSLPWPYVLVGSLVWSGVGTFVLRARYKHHEEAPPITEEFIVGIVEGALGALANIPSFARLVILILIHGVLTKLVNGLAIALGPAGVLFAVFGHSLIAAAEGLFSTVQSLRLIFYEVLSKFYEGRGRLFTPLALP